From the Hordeum vulgare subsp. vulgare chromosome 1H, MorexV3_pseudomolecules_assembly, whole genome shotgun sequence genome, the window atatcgaacgaataccaaattcacatgactacttatagcatgacttatcccatgtcctcaggaacaaaagtaactactcacaaagcataattatgttcatgaccagagagatattgaatagcatcaagggtctgaacatataatcttccaccgaataatccaactaggatcaactacaaggagtaattaacactactagcaaccttacaagtaccaatcggagtcgcgagacggatattggttacaagagatgaactagggtttcgagatgagatggtgctgatgaagatgttgatggtgatgagtcccctccgatgagaggagtgttggtgatgacgatggcgacgatttcccctccaggagggaagtttccccggtaggacgaccctgccggagctctagattggttctgctcaagttctacctcgtggcggtggcgattcctcctgaaagcctcctcctaattttttctggaacgaaaccctccttatagcaaaagagggggccagagggccaacagggagcccacaagccccctaggcgcggcaaggggggtaggccgcgcctagcaggcttgtggcctcctgctggctcccctcccatatttctttggcccagtattttttctaaattccaaaataaatcctcgttgattttcacggcttttggagttgcgcggaataggtatctcaaacttgctcctttttcaggtcagaattccagcagccggcattctccctcttcatgtaaaccttccaaaataagagagaaaaggcataagtattgtaccatgaagtgtaataaaatcccataaagcgataaatatcaacatgaaagcatgatgcaaaatgggcgtatcaacgaGGCGTTCCGCGTCGTTCCACTGATTTGTTGGGACGAGCGCATGACGGATCTGGACCGAATATTCTCTCTGTGGGAACGAGTGGGTTCTGAATCACTTTCATCCAAACACGAGAAGATGGCCTAGGAACGGGTCGGACCTGTGGCGTTCCATGCTATGACTGAAACCAAACACATCCCAAGTGGACAAAACCAAGCTCAAGACTATCGAGTCGTGTGAGGAAGAGAACCAGCTTCTGAAGGCTGGCGCGGAAAATTCTGTCGCGGAGCTCGCTTAGCTCAAATAGCACTACGCGGAGTGGGAGACCAAATTCGGGGAGGTCTTCGCCAAGAAAGCTAAACTGGAgcagtttattaaagacttcaccAAGGAACACTATGAGAAACTGGAAGATATGTTATGAATCTGAATGGTCTCTCGTTTTTGCCTTGGAATTTCCAAGTGATATCTCTCATCCCTTTATTTTTCGACTAAATCCAGCCTTCTCCATTGGTGTTGAGGAAGAGACTGCATGAATAGAAAAAGAACTAGACCCGAAGGCAGGGCTCCTGAAGGACAGTGCCACCTTAGCTCTTCTCAGGGTGGAAGCTCGCGTTGACTATGTGTTGGGTTACTTCAGGTGGCTTCAGTCGGCCGCCGGGGAGATAGATCAAGGGACCACCCCTGACAATGCACTTCCAAAGGACGCCCAAACCATCGTGAACCGAGTGAAGGCCCACAGAGAATTCCAATCTTGGAAGAAGTCAGCGGCGAGGGTCGAAGCTGACATCACCCTCTCACTCGTCCACATCCATTGTAAAGGAGTGGATGAAGAGAAACTAAAAAATCGCTGGGTTGTCAATAGGAAAAGCGCCAAGTTAGAGGACTTAATGGATATGTTCATGGCGGGTGACACCCGGATTGCagatgggatcgacctcgacaccttcgtggaagcgGTGGAATCTTCAGCTTCCGAGTGATGCTCGAAGAAAAAACATTAAGTTTCAATTTGCCTCGGGATGCCGAGTGGTGTATGTAACCCCCAAACTTTGAGCGAGCTTTGAGCTCCCTCTTTTGCACACCTTTTGTTGGAACATTGTTTTGTTCATTTTCATTtgaatttggatcttgtttacttGGTTATCCTTATTTTAGGTCCCTTTTACTCGGGCGAAAGCAGGTTTGCAGTCGAGTCTTGgagcgtggaggttgtcctcactcgagattgtttttaacttaggcgaaagctggttctcgGCTAAGCCACCGAGTGtgaaggttgtcctcactcgagaTTGTTTTTAGCATAGGCAAAAGCTGGTTCTTGACTAAGCCCCAGagagtggaggttgtcctcactcaggattacttttaacttaggcgaaagtaggtttgcggctaagcccccgagtgtggaggttatcctcactcgggattgtttttaacttaggcgaaagcaggttcgcggctaagctcccgagtgtggaggttgtcctcacttgggATTATTTTTAACTTACGCGAAAtcaggttcgcggctaagcccccgaatgtggaggttgtcctcactcgggattttTCTTTTCATCTTGGCGAGCGAATAAAGAACTTGCTTCTGTTTGAaaccgttttaacttaggcgaaagctgattcatcgctaagtccccgagcgtggaggttgtcctcactcgaggCCGGTTTTTGTTCCTTAGGTGAAAACAAGTTCGCTGCCAAGAAATGATTGTTCTAAAGGTGGAAACTTTGGCCCATAAAATTTTGAAACACACACCCCACCCCCCATATCGCCGCAAGGCATATTTAGACAATGTAGCGAGGATGTTGCACATGCTTACAAACAAACATTTCAACAAATAAGCttcaaaaaaatatattataAGAGAGAAAATACGTAAAAGGTGGTTAGTGGAAATGTACCAAATTTGGGGAACTAAAAGGCACATGTATATTTATCTCTAAAGAAGGTAGGTATATTCTTTTTTCCTTaaaatctttcaaaaacagaatatgaATGATTAACTTAGAATCTTATGAGGGAAATCACTCAAAAAATTAGAAAGAACACtaataataaaaatagaaatTAGAGAGAAAACATGGATGGACAAAAACTTTGTTTCTCGCTTTTGAGTAAAAAATATCTTAATTCCACCATTTTCTCAAAACTTTCCATGTTGAAAATTGTATTTATTCTAAATCTTCTCATTTTTTAGCTCATCGAGTCACTCAgccacctcctcttctcctcctcttgccCCATAGGACGCGCATCCGAAATGTTTGCATGCTAGTTTTTCATTGATAGAAAGAAAAAGGTTGGATCAAGGGGGGTGCAACATTAGACTTGTCAAATCGACTGAAAACTTGACATTCCTACAAATGTTTGGAATCCTACAAGAGTTTGGAGTAAATGAAGAATTGCTATAAAAAATCAACCCCATGATGCAAAATACTACATGGGAAAAAGAAGACCCCATTAATCATTGATAGAAAAAATTCTACAAACTACGAGTGTTCCACTCAATAGTCAAGCCCTAAGCATATGTGAGCATGAGGAAAATATCAGCCATAACTAATGGAGAGAGGCAAGCAatatatttcaacaatttcactAAAGTCTAGGCTTTTTTGGTCATTAAGCGTGTGGTCGATGTAGGCCGCATTTTTTTAATAGTGCGTTGGCAGGGTTTTGAATTGAAGAAATCTTAACTCGAATATCATATTGAATTCATGCTCCAATCAATTTATTCAAAAGTTTGCACTTGCGAAGAGAGGGTGACAATATATTTCAACATACACCGCAACGATCGTCGATCATACATATGACCAAATCAGCTCGATCGAAGAAACTCCTTTTAAAAAATTTAAGCGATTTCCGTTTTTTAGTTAGTGGATCTATCAAATGAGCGCCTCATTATATCTGCTACGCCACATGCACGTCATAACTGGGCTGAGCGCCCCAGACCTAGCAAGGGAAAGGAAGGACCATGCATTCATGAATCATGCATACGTTCCTACATTTAGTTAAGCACAGTGAGTATGCATATGGTTTGCAGCGCATGATGTCTCGTCTCGTGTACTAGAGACGGAGCTAAGCTATAGGCTGCTAGGCCCACCACGCAGAGAcgcgcgtgcatgcatgcatgagagagggaggcgaaggggtCCCGGCGGCCGGCCCGTGAGAGCTCGCGCGCCGCGCGGTGCGTGGTGGGGGAGCACCTACGTACGTACACCGCGCCACCGGCCCACCGCGCTAGCTTGGCTAGGGCATGCAAGCATTCATTCAGTAATGGCCCGGCCGATCGAAAAGGGGCCGGTGGCTATGGTAGGGACTAGGGACCCCCGTCGATGATCGATCGCCGAAGGCGACGTATCACGGTAAGTACGTAACGAGAGTGAAGAGGAAGCCAGGATATGGTCAGGCAGACGGAGGGAGCGGGGGTACGTGACGCACATGCATAGTGACGGAGCTAGAAATTTTGTGAAGCCTGGGCAAATATCAAGCCTTTTGTTTGAGGATCATACGTGCATGGATGTTGCCCGGGTAAACCAAGACGCACGGTAAAATTTACCCACTGTTTATCATGTATGTAAGCTGTATCACAGCCATCGAGCCTGGGCAAGTGCCCGGGGTGGCCGGGCGCTGGCTACGCCATGCATGTTCTACGGCGCCGCACGACATGATCGATGTTATGCCTGCTATGGTGCAGTGTATTGGACGCAGATGGAGCACTGTAGCGGCAGAATATACGGTACGTGCTGTCGAAATTGTCAAGGCTGGGCTCTGTagcttgctctctctctctctctctgcacgtATGTACGTCCGTAACATGGTGATCTCTTTGTCTCTTTGTCAAATGCTCTGgctggccctctctctctctttatgcgCGTACGTACGTAACGTATCATGGggatctctctttttttttgcatAGATAACATGGGGATCTCTTTTCATGGGCACTGTTCACGGCCATGCTTCGCTGAAGATGTACGATCTACTAGTTGCATCCCCACCGCGTCCACGGTACGTACGTACAGTGCGCACGCGCCGCATGCGGCCACCGGCAGCCGGGACCAACTCGAGCCGCGGCCGCCTCCGCGCGCTTTAGGTTTGTTTCCACCACGGCATGCATGATCGATCGGGACATGGGCCGGCCGCCGCGCGCGCGTGCCCGCCCGCCATGCACGACGCCCGCGCCCACCCGTCGTCGTACGTTGATGGATGGAGCATCCTATAGCTGCCGTTACCCTGTGCATGACCATCACATCAGCCACCCATGACGTGCCATTGCCATACCATCGAGGGATATATGTACGCACCGCATGCTGCACATGGAGGGATCGATCCACATCCACCGGTGGAGCGCTCCTGACTGCATGTATATCATCATCTCCTCCGGGCTGCACGTactgacgctcgtacctgccgcgcGCGCTAGCTGCCGCTGAGGGCAGGATGAAGATGCCATCCATGCGTCGTGTTTATGCATGGCTGCGGTACTGCCACTGGCGTCCATCTGTGGCCGGTCGGCACGCGGACCCGCCGGGAGTACAGGTTGAGCATTGACCAACTTATTATTCCCCTCCGGTTTTTGGCCGGCACCGAACAACGCACGCCTGCATGCTTGTGCAAATGTTCTATACGTACTCTACTCATGAAGCGTCATATAGCTACCGTTATGTACACTTGTACCTACCCTGGAGCCAGACACTTGACCTTGACGTGCCGTAGTTAACCAGCTGCAGCCATCCTGTCCGGTGTACTGTACCTTTCAGAACTAACAACACATGCCTTTCAGGTTAAATCTATCAGTGCCAGGTGCGAGAAGGTGATGTACCATTGCACGTACGTACCGACTGCCGACTCTGTTCTGGTAATACTACGTACTACTACAATTTGTTGACCAAACAAAGAAACAGGCAAAGCATATCAATGTGCCTCAACGTTGTGGAGCAACACGACATTAAACAGTTCCATCTGGTTTCAGTTTGCCTTGATCGTCTATTTGCCATCAAGGGAGGAGTTCACCTTGAGCACATGCTTGCGGAAATAAATAACGGACGGTGAACtgaagaggaggtccagggggttgCTTGAGACCCTGCTCTGCAAACATGATAATTCCCTACGGTTCGAGGTCAAACATGGTTTTTGGTTTACGACGAAACCATCAGCCCGTCCAAATGCCCTACACCTAGACACCAGCAAGAGACGACACTACAATAACACCTAGCTACTCACCAAGGAGGCTTCCGACGACCCTAGCCATTGCGAGGTTGCACCACAAACAGGGAAGGGAAAATCAGAAGAACGTCACGGGCCGAGATGCCCCATAACTCACCAGAGTGCCCTTCACCATGTCTGAACCGCAGAAAATAGCCTGCAGCAAGCTTTTAGGAAAAGAAGCCTCCAACAGCGCCAAGCATCTGTCGGTGGCACGTTCATCCACTTCATCCTTCTTTATCATGCCCAGCCTCCTAAGCAATATAGCCAGTGCCCTCTGCTCCGGGACGCTTTATTTTGACGGTGGAAGGTAGACGAAATCTTCTTCGCGTAGGCCCGTGCGGATGGCACTTAACCTTTGCGGTCTTCTGTGCCAAGCCCCCGGCTTCTTGGGGCACACTTAACAACGGAGCAGAATGTAGAGCATCGTCTGCCAGCCCAGGATGATCTTTCTCCATCACTGAAGGTGCATCCTTAAGTGTACACAAAGGCGGTGCTTTGTCAGACGACGAGATCAGGATTGCTGGAGACTCTCCAGACACCTCTGGTAGCAATGTTGTTTTCTTGAACGGTGCAGGAGCCGATGGAGGTGGCTGACGACCAGAGATCCGCAGCCCCACAGCACAAGGGTCCTCCTCCACACCTTCAACAACCCCAATCGAGGATGCCTCCACATCAGGATGGGACTTCAAACTTCCGAGCCTAGTCATAATAGCATCTTCAACCTCATATGCTATGCCCGTCCTTGAATTTAGCTGTTGCATGTTGCTTTCCAGACCCAGAGAGGTTATATTATCAGCACGGGACTTCAAAATTTGTAGCCTCGCCAAAACAGCATCTTCGACTGGATATGATCCCTCACTTCCTTTTTCCCCCTCTTCACACTTGTTCTCACCCAAAGGGCTTATTTTGTCAACGCGGGACTCCAAAACTTTCAATCGAGCAAACATTTCATGAACCTCATCAGATGAATTTATACTTGTGTTAAGCTGACGGTTGCTGCTTTTCAAACCCAACGAGGTTATGTAATCAGGGCGGGACTTCAAAATTCTCAGCCTCCCCAAAACATCATCTTCAACGAGATATGATCCCTTGCTAGGTTCTTGATGCCCCTCACACTTACTCTCACCCAAAGAGCTTATATTGTCAATACGGGATTCTAGAACTTTCATTTGAGCAAATATTTCAGCATCAAGACCATTTACGATGCTCTTATTTGTACCAATAATGGACCTTGGAGATAAtgaaggaggaggtggtggttgtTGAGTGAGAAGCTCCTGTCCGGTGGAGGAGCTCTGGCATGGACCTGACGGAAAAGAGGCACCACTAAAAATATTGTGTCCCTGATCATTCCTCTTGTCGCACGGATGAGGGCTGAGCCAAAACTTGTCACAGTTACCACAGTATGGTCCTGAAGGATTGTCGGGCGCGACCATGTAGCGCTGTGGCACCAATGCAGGTGGCGGAGGCCCTGGGGAAGCAGCCGGGACTTGAGCAGCCAAAACACAAGTGCACTGTTGAGTCGTCGTCCTATTTATAATAGAAGAAGATTGTCTGCCATCACTACCTTCTCCATGACATTGCAAGATCGCAGCACAGGAATTGCAATCTTTGGCATGATTATGTGGTTGGCCATCAGATAAGATTACTCTGGAGGCTTTATCACTTTCTGATGGGACAACTGGAGCTGCATTGACCCAAAAAAGTTACATATGTAAGTAAGGATATTAAAGCATATAGAGAACCTCAATAAATATACAAATACAGTAATTCACAATCAAATCATTATACCTGTTTGCGTGTTGCTGAAAACTTTCATTTTTGCAAGCTTCATACGGGCATGCTGAAGCTCATATTTGAGTTTAACCACTGAAGCTTCTGCTTCAAACCATAATTTTTTGTAAATTGACACTTGAGAAACTTCAGTATCATCGAGCATATTATCCTCTGGGAGCTTAGAAAGAGCCTGAACATAAGAATAATGAGGTTTATGCACTCGAAAAAAAAAATTGCTCGTCTAAGTTAAGAATCAATGTATTCCAAATATGACCAAAGTTACCTGTGAAACAGATGTCTTAAATTCTGAATCTATGCTCTCTGACACTGAGTGTTCAGGGATTGCCATCAACAAATTGTTTCTCAAGCAACTGATTTGACTGGAGTTCCTCAAACAATCATCGCCTTTTAATGTAGCCTTGTACAAGACAGAAAAACAGAACTGAGTAAAAACTAACCAACAAACAATCCATATGTATATTTAATGTCAAAAAACAGCATTACTTTTGCATACCACTTGAAGGGGAACTAGTATAGGAGAATAAATGTCTATTTCTTGGTTCATATAGAAGATGTGGTAAATGCACTCAAAGGGGGAATGAATTATCATTGTAACCACTAAACAGGCAAACACACGTGAACAAAATAAGATTGCAAAGGTTTTGTATCATACTCATACAACCAAACCTGTACAAATACTGAAGCAAAATGAACCTCCATATAATAACACCATGTACCAGGTCAAAGAAGTGAAAGTAAAGACTAacgacatactccctccgtcccaaaattcttgtcttaggtttgtctagaaatggatgtatctaaatactaaaatgtgactagatacaatcatatctagacaaatctaagacaaaaaatttgggacggagggagtatattctaTAAATATGAATCATATACTCATATCACAAGCACCGGTTACGTTGGGTGTTCTAACAACTATCATAACTTTCATCAGATAAAACTAACATATCTCAATTTCATCACTAAGTTAAAACTTTGAAGTAGAACATGTCAAGTGTCACAATGGCTTTCATGAACTATAATTTCCAGTGGTAGCTGAGCAAAACATATTGTTGTCTGACGACTGACATTTAGTATGGACGTCTCAGTAATGGTATGTCTAAGTTGCTTTTCCTGTTTTGGTGGAGCTATAGTGCAGGTCTAGTATTTTGGATTGCAAAATATTACCAGTTATCATCACATATTAGTATCGTATTCAGGTTATGaaggtctctgtgaatcttgcaaCTTTTCTATGGTCTAAAAATTGTGACTTAAATAAATACCTTGCCTCCTTTAGAAGAAGCAGCTTTAAGATTtcgaataacagatttcagaatCCCCTCTTCATATTCCTGTAATGAAGAACCACCATTGCAAGTAGACAGAAGCACTACTGACAAAGTGTGTATTAGCTTCAGAAACTTTGCCTGATTGCTAGGGCTAGAGTCAGACATCTGCATCAAATTCTCCTCGGCGTATGGATGGCAGTGAGAGTGTTCTTGACCTTCTTTTGTATGTATTTGAGTGTGTGCACTTTCCTCTGCCTCTTCTGCTCGACAGGAAATATTTCCAGGTATGCTTTCACTTGTTAGACCTTTAACAGGAAATGAAAGAGCACCATCGATGGGACTTGTCACAGGGCCTGAAGGATCCTTATTCAGATGATAATGTCCTGCATTTTCAGCACCAATATGATCAAACAGTTTACTAGCAAAGGCATTATGTTGCTGACAGCGAACTGATAGTACAAAACTATTAGTAGACTCTGAACTTTCTCAACAAGTTCCTGGATTCTTCTCAACCCTGAGCTCTCTGGTCTCAAGCGATACCAACAtaaaaagaaaatttctttgcggCATTCGGTCGTAATAAAATCAGAATATCCGTGTAGATACATGTGAGATCTTAATACTTATGTACAAATAGGAATATCATACAATTTCTTTTAAAGGGAGTCGGTGATGAATGCCCGGTAGTGTCATATAGCGCCGGCCTCCCACAGGGCGTTCCTAGTTTCAAGTTTCAACAAACTCTCATCCAAACTCATGTCATCTAGTTGTTCTGTGACTCCTGTGATGTGCTTAATAAAACCATCGGACAATGCCGAGCTGTTCCCACCTGCCAACCCGGTTGAGGTTGACAACACTGTCATGTGGCCCGAGAAGATACATCGGGCAACCCTTGTTCAAGAAATCCCGCACCTGAACTGATTTCATTCTGGAGAGAATGCGGGCGTGGCAATGTCCTTAAGGCAATAGAACCCCAGGCTCAGCCAGGCATACGTCATACAGTTGCGATTATCAGGCAAGAGCCTTTTATAATGCAGCCGTTGCAATTAGCAAGTGTCGTTAGGTGCTACTACTCATTGCTGAAGTTGATCTTCTCCAAGTAATCCAACATAAAATAAAATGTCAAGCAAGAGACTCCTAAAATGCACCCATTACAATTACTTATGCTTTATCATGTGCAATTGCCCATTGCTGAAGTTCATCTCCTTCaagtgatccaatgcaaaataaAATGCTCTTCACAAGAAGTTTTTTAGCATGTATAGCAGCAAATGGGCTACCTTCTTGCACAATTATCTGCTAAAAAACTTATTAACCATCCACACGTCCAAAATAGAAAATGTCGTCTCAAACTAGCCTAAACAAAGACCTATTAACGAGTTAGTTTATCTTTTTCAATGTTGACATCTTTTTTATATACTCCGAGTATACAATATGCACTGAAAATAAGTATTCATGAGACAAAGAGGGCGTCAAACCTGTGGTTTGATCCCTCGTGGACTGTGATTACAACCACCCCACTTCTGTTTAATATTTTCCTATGTCACATGCCCTCTTATACACTGACATCTATTACAAGAAGCAACAAGAAACATAAGGGAGATTTGGTGGAATTGAATAACACGGTGGTACACAATGGTGGAAGCAGTTTTGAGGGGTGATCAGAGAGGTCGGACGAAGATGGCACACATTATCTGTTTATTAAGTTACATATCTCTTGATATTCATATTATGACAAGGCATTTCATGCACCACCATAGTGACTGAAACAGTGGCAGAGATTTGATAAAGTTACAGAAAACAGTGTCAAGTGACGTGACACGTAGCTGGAGAGGCAGAGCCAATGGTTGTGCCTAGGGCAGACAAAAAGGGGGGGGAGGAAAAAAAGATGACCTGTTGCAATGCACGTAGCGGCAGGAGAACGAAAGGCGAGTTGAGAGAGAAATGAAGACAGACGGCACATTTTTCTGTTTTATATATTTTGTATGAAATCTGCAGCACCAGAAGGGTACTCAGCTAGTGTGTTATACAATTTTCTGTTAGTACTTAGTAAATtattccctccgtccggaaatacttgtcataggaatggatgtatctagatgtattttagttctagatacatccatttttatacatttgtgtgacaagtaattccggacggagggagtattagattGACGAGACCAATCAATGGTTCTATCTAATTCTGATTGTTTCATTATTTCTGGCAATGTTGTGCATATTGTAGGTGAAGTTTTTGAGAGTGCTCCATATGGCACATACTCTGGGAACCACTTCGGCAACTTTGTTGATCTACATCTTCTTTTCATCTCTAAGATAGTACTAGTAGCTAACACTTGACAAACATATACAAATCCTAAAGTTAAAATCCTACTAACAGAGTATAGTATGCTTCTCAAAAATTTAGTGTGTGCACAGAAGTAGCCTAGCTAGCTAGGGCTCTTAAGAGAAAGAAAACCACATCCTATATGACTACCTCTGATATGATAAAATGGCAAGGTGGAAAAATGGAACCAGGCTCTCAGATATGCCAGCAGCCAACCCTACTGATCACAGGATCTCGCATAAGGCAGCTAACAGAAGGTGCTGCACTCAACTCTGATTCCGCACAAGCATGCAAGTAAAGGGCTAGTTAGACCGTGTGCAGCCCGCCTTCAAATCTTCAATTGTGCACATATGCTACTGCCTGCTCGTTTCACCATTCAACAATGGATCAAACCACCTCGTGGGTCCACCTAACAATCATACAAACCTATGCGAGAATGAACTGATGCTAACCCGAGGCATTCCGGCATATATCAATCAAAAGTTTCAATAAGCACCAGTAACTGGAGTTGGTGTAGGGTAAAGGCGTTACCAGAAAACCCTGGTGAGGCGGAAGCTGCGGCGTCCGGGGCCATGTATCTTACGGGGGCTTCCATCCACGACGCATTCCCCCACTCGCCGGCCGCGTAGAGGGAAGTGACGGCGGGGGCATCGAGGCTAGGGTTGGGGGATGTTTGGTCCGAGGGATGGAGCCCGTCCACAGTGAAGGGGGCGGCGGAGGTAGAGAAGGGGGGTACCGCCACGTGCTGCGGAGGATAACCCCGATGGTCGCTGGGGTAGGTGAGCATttcgccggcgacgagcggcTGCCGTTTGGGGAGTTGGCGTCGAGTGACGATTGAGGCGTAGCAGGGGTCTGGTGCGCGACACGTGCGCCCGACTAGAAATTTGGTTATTTGCCACCTTCGATCGGGCGTTTGCTAAATCGCGATTGTCACTTTGTAAAAATGTCACCCAGCTTATGTACATTTTGATTAGCATGACATTTCTCCTTTTTCattgctttttattttctttttccattTTTTAGCACCTAAAAGGACCAAACGACCTCGTCCTTTCAACCTTATCCTTAGGTCAATTCAAACGCGCGACCCATCCGGGGGCGGACGGTCGTTGGGCGCATGAGATTACATGACCCCAAACGAACGTGCCCCACCCCGAGCTCCTCCGTCTGGAACGTGTTCAACGTTGGGTCCTGTCCCAGCTCCAACCGCTTGCCTTGATGCCCGATGTTGCGTCAGCCCGCTTGTCGTTGCCTACACGCGCTTGCCTCGCGTCGTTGCTCGCCTGCCATGCGTCACGCCATCCGCCCATTCGCTGCTGCTGCCTGGGCGCCCCGTGCTGCGCCTGCCCTAAGCCGCGCGAGCCGCCCGCTCACGCGTGTCGTTGCCTGCTCACGCCGCCCGCCACGTGCGATGCTGCTGCCTGCCATGCCCAGCGGCGCGCCTGCCCGGCACGCCACTACTGCTGGCGTCAGCACCGTGCGGTGCTGCTAGCGGCCGCCCTGCACACGCTCGCTACTGCTCACGCTTGCCCCGTGTCGCGCCGACCCCCCGCTTGCTGCTGCATGCGCACCCCGCGCCAAGCATGCCTCGTTCTGCCCTTGCGTCGCTTTGGCACATGCATCCCGCCCCGCGCGGGGTGCTACTGGTGGTTGTCCCGTGCCGCGCATGCTGGCCCCGCGAGTCGCCCCGCACGCAGCTGCTGCCAGCGCGCCTCGCTGCCCGTGCGCCCCGCGTCGCTCGTGCCCGCTCGTGCCCGACGCACGCTCGCGTTGCCCCGCGCCGCTGGTGCTCATGCCGGCCATGTGCCGTGTTGTTGCTCGCGCCGCCCACCCCGGGCGTGCTGCGTGCTCGTCAGCCCGCTCGCGCCTGCGAGCCTCGCCGCCCGCTTGCGCCAACGCGTCTTGCTGCTTGCCCGCCCACGCGGTGGAGCCCTAGGTCGGCGGCCTGGGGCAGAACACTACGCCGGTGGCCTCGATGGAGCGGCGACATCTTCTCTCTGGTCGTACGGGTCGTGAAGGAAGCATCAAGTGTCTCTGTTTTGTGGGACCAGCCAGGACACGGGCGGATGAGAGCAGCGGACGAGAGTGTATGTTTTTGTCCGTCCGGTAGCATTTGTGGCGCAAGTTTGGTCTAGGTTTGGGGTCGGGCCGGACAAAAAGGGACACCAACGACCAGAGTTGTTCGTTTGGGTC encodes:
- the LOC123437310 gene encoding uncharacterized protein LOC123437310, with protein sequence MLTYPSDHRGYPPQHVAVPPFSTSAAPFTVDGLHPSDQTSPNPSLDAPAVTSLYAAGEWGNASWMEAPVRYMAPDAAASASPGFSGHYHLNKDPSGPVTSPIDGALSFPVKGLTSESIPGNISCRAEEAEESAHTQIHTKEGQEHSHCHPYAEENLMQMSDSSPSNQAKFLKLIHTLSVVLLSTCNGGSSLQEYEEGILKSVIRNLKAASSKGGKATLKGDDCLRNSSQISCLRNNLLMAIPEHSVSESIDSEFKTSVSQALSKLPEDNMLDDTEVSQVSIYKKLWFEAEASVVKLKYELQHARMKLAKMKVFSNTQTAPVVPSESDKASRVILSDGQPHNHAKDCNSCAAILQCHGEGSDGRQSSSIINRTTTQQCTCVLAAQVPAASPGPPPPALVPQRYMVAPDNPSGPYCGNCDKFWLSPHPCDKRNDQGHNIFSGASFPSGPCQSSSTGQELLTQQPPPPPSLSPRSIIGTNKSIVNGLDAEIFAQMKVLESRIDNISSLGESKCEGHQEPSKGSYLVEDDVLGRLRILKSRPDYITSLGLKSSNRQLNTSINSSDEVHEMFARLKVLESRVDKISPLGENKCEEGEKGSEGSYPVEDAVLARLQILKSRADNITSLGLESNMQQLNSRTGIAYEVEDAIMTRLGSLKSHPDVEASSIGVVEGVEEDPCAVGLRISGRQPPPSAPAPFKKTTLLPEVSGESPAILISSSDKAPPLCTLKDAPSVMEKDHPGLADDALHSAPLLSVPQEAGGLAQKTAKVKCHPHGPTRRRFRLPSTVKIKRPGAEGTGYIA